A region of the Perca flavescens isolate YP-PL-M2 chromosome 15, PFLA_1.0, whole genome shotgun sequence genome:
CATGGCAACAATAGCGCTGGAAACCATCATATGGAGATTAGCAACACGCCTCCAGGGCAAAGTCTCTGCAAATAAGAAATTGCAGTTTCTTGTACTGTTGTTAAGGGTTGATCTTCGCTGCGCTGTACAGTCATTATAAAGCCACTTGATGACGCTATCAGCAATGGAAGAAAGACGTGTGGAAAACAGGAAAGGCAACTCAGAAAGTTACTGGGTAGGGTTCAAGGTAATTTATTAAGATTTTAAAATAGATGCAtctacttaaaaaaagaaaacccacTACAGGTCTACACTTATCTGTGTAGGCCTACCTGTCAAATGGGGTGTCAAGCCAATAAATGCACACAGGACTGCAGGAACACCATAACCAACCTGCAACAGAAACGTCGTGAAAATAACAAATCTCATAAAGATATGCCCAAAGACAAAATAATGTGCGAAATAACTGTAATCTTACCATCCATAACCCTGCGTCTGGATCATTGATCTAGAGTCAACATATTTCTGGTCAGTGATCACGATTCATGagatgcatgtaaacatatagacaaataaaataaatgaatgaaaagtgAACGCTCACCTGTACATATGTTGCAAGAGCGAAGAATAAAGACATGCAAAAGTTGCAGACTCGCCAAATGACAGAAAGCCATGACTTAGAGTTCACCTCTTGACAAACTTCCCccattgttgtttttaaccTTTCACTTCCCCACCCGGGCCTGCGGGACGTAAAGTCGTGAGAAACCAAACGCTGACCCAGTCCTTCACGTCTAATATAACAGTGAGGGGTACTTTGATATTAACTACTTCTGCATGTTGCACTAAAATGTTTGGACATAAACCACAATTCACAAATTATTTAATACCTCTATCTCCAAAGTGAGTCATATACGTATCCACAAGCCCCTTTTTGACGTGATATAAGCACGTAGACGCTCATTTTAGgcggattttcttttgtttttgcaaTTTGTGGTTGCATAACATATACTGTCAGCACTAAACCCAGAGATACAGTGCTATAATCACAATACCGTTTTCATATAACAAAACTATCTTCTAATACAGAT
Encoded here:
- the tmem220 gene encoding transmembrane protein 220, which encodes MGEVCQEVNSKSWLSVIWRVCNFCMSLFFALATYVQINDPDAGLWMVGYGVPAVLCAFIGLTPHLTETLPWRRVANLHMMVSSAIVAMLGWRLYKEQITEIFQEEQGREFSGLMLTIVWLLMCRHSGRAPVGMLRVSTAVAITVFPFVAWLYYYINKELTSNWPSHCKTAI